Below is a genomic region from Brassica napus cultivar Da-Ae unplaced genomic scaffold, Da-Ae ScsIHWf_1176;HRSCAF=1685, whole genome shotgun sequence.
AATCAAAATTGTTCAGATATCTGAACgagttcaaaattttattatcaagAGAACCGAAACCAAACTCGATCTGAACCGAAATACTTCGGGCACCCGAATATATCCAAAATTGATTtacatacttaaatatattaaatatttttagatttaatatatataaatatattaaatatataagatgaTTTGAAGTTgttcaaaatatttgaatatttaaaaatatatacaaatagtgcaaagtaaatgtctaaaattactaaacaaaactcagaacacaaaaaaaatatttgaaaatatctgttgattttctatccaaatattcaagtcaaaccaatttatatgttaaacttaagTATTTGGTCAATCCTCTCAAATAgacctttttaattttttgtcacaaaaatagcatttcaaaaataaaatgaccaaaatagctttttttttatttttaaaattttaattttagttcttttatttttaaaattttgaactcatcccaaaacccaaccccttaactctaaatcctaagtcttaaattaattaaccctaagggtataaatgcatatttactCTTCAATTAAACCTCTTTTGGTCGTTTTTCTCCTTggaaatctatttttgtgaaaataaactaaaaagtcTGTCTAAGGGAATTTCTCTAAGTATTTTGGCATATATTTTTTTcgaatttatatgtaatatatttttttatttttagattttgaaaaatttaaagtatatataaatttaaaatttaaaaaataatgtaatcggattatccgaacccgaattaaaattaataaatatccgAATTTGACTGTAATTTTtaatccgaaacccgaataaAACCTAAATCCGAACGCCCATCCCTAGTAAAAAAAACAGAGTCAGCCTTGTTTTCAGCCTTCAAGACTTTGGATTTAGATCCTTGATCACATCCTCCATATCAGAAACAGTAGAGTATAACAGATTTTGCTTTTCTATACTTGCATCAACGGCTGTAAATGCATGTTCTAGTTGAAGATCTGAGTCCCTCAAGTGTGTCACAACCGATGATAACTTTTCTAGAGTGTCTTGGAGCTCCTTTATGCTTTCGTCTAGCTTTTGGTATTTGGATTCTGCTTCCTCAGCCCGTGCTTCAGTATTGGCTAATCAAGCTTGTGCAaggcatatatatacatgtaggTTTCCAAACATCTTCTTTGACATTCCTTTAAAGACTTCCGAAGCGTTCTCTTGGCCAAAGATATATCAAGGCATATATATTCATGTAAGGCATATACATTCATGTAGCCCCACAGTTTGTTTGCATATTGATCTTAGCGCTCAGATCAGCAGACGTTTCATCTGCTGCATTTTTTGCTTTGTATGAATATGAGAATCAGAGCAAGAATGTTGAATTGGCTTAGTTAAGTAAAATAAGAGTTGCAAAGTCAAAACTTCCCCAATCAAAAGGTCCAAAACCAAGGGGGTAACAGATCACTAGGTACAGAGAAACATCAGTTAAGGTCATCAAAAACAAGCAAAACTTAGGGAACAGACGCATTGTAACGTTAAGAATAGACTTGAAAATTGAGCAAACAAACTGTGGGGGGGAGGAATGGCTTCCCCCAAGTCACGTTTACTGTCATCATTTGTTGTCTTCAGATTTGAGCAAAGGACTTGGTGACGACATAACAGTCTCTAGGCTCGATGTTGATGTAATAGTCTGGAATGGTATCTGTGATCTCAAACCCAAACTTCTTGTAGAACTTGATCGCAGCTTCGTTGTTCGTCTGAACATGCAAGTATATCTCAGACACATTTTGCTTGGTGCACATGTCAAGAACATGATTCAATAGCTTTGaacctaaagaaaaaaaaaaacaagttattgAAATAAAGTTTCGCTATAGAAAAGAATGAAACTCTATTTATGAACATGATTCAATAGATTTATGACTTACCAATGCCAATGCCACGGTAGGGTGCAAGAACACCAAGAGTCATTATATACACTCTCATGGTCCCTCCTTTCGTCTCCAGCCGACAAGCAATAGCTCCAACACATATGTCACTGTAATAAGCTgagaagaagcaaaaaaaaaaacatcaatagAGACAAGAGATGCAACTGAATTGGCCAAATCACATAACAGCTCATAAGTAACAACTGTTTAAAAAAGAAGGCAACCAGATTAAATTGAAAAGGCATCTCTTTTATAGAATCTTCTAACTTGTCTACCAAAGCCTAATCACATAACAGCTCATCACTCCCAAAGCAACTAACTCTATTCTATTAAAGGGAAGAGAACATTGATCCATAAAGACAGAAGACGAACCGAGCTTAGTGAATTCGCCGGATGAGATTGCGTCAGCGTAGTACTTGTCGTTGTAGCGAACAGGGAACAGAACAGTGTTGAGTTTCTTCAGCTGCATCATGTTTTTGTCTCTGACTCCATCTAGCGATACGCTGGCTTCTCTCCCAGTTCCCATCGCCGACGCCGGTTGCTCGGAGAATCTAGTAAACTATAGTACGGCGAGAACGAAGGGGAGACAGATCCGGCGTTGTAAGGAcaaagaaggaaacaaaaagtTGAAGGGAGGCTTTTATATAGGAGACTCTGTTCAGTAACGCTATTGGGGGTCTAATAGATACTGGGCCTCAACTAAGCCCACACATCTCCAACCTTCTCTA
It encodes:
- the LOC106416179 gene encoding N-alpha-acetyltransferase 50-like, with the translated sequence MGTGREASVSLDGVRDKNMMQLKKLNTVLFPVRYNDKYYADAISSGEFTKLAYYSDICVGAIACRLETKGGTMRVYIMTLGVLAPYRGIGIGSKLLNHVLDMCTKQNVSEIYLHVQTNNEAAIKFYKKFGFEITDTIPDYYINIEPRDCYVVTKSFAQI